A genome region from Luteimonas galliterrae includes the following:
- a CDS encoding SGNH/GDSL hydrolase family protein, which translates to MTLPGAAGAAERAGISYLALGDSYTIGESIDETGRWPVQLAAALRAEGISLDAPRIIATTGWTTDELDDAIDGAEPLGQYGFVSLLIGVNNQYRGRGVDQYRDQFAALLERAIGFAGGRADRVIVLSIPDWGATRFGRESGRDVARIARELDAYNAAAREVCAQRGVAFVDITPVSRERGVEATMLADDGLHPSAAMYAEWTRLALPAARRMLSP; encoded by the coding sequence ATGACGCTGCCCGGCGCCGCCGGTGCGGCCGAGCGGGCCGGAATTTCCTATCTCGCGCTCGGCGACAGCTACACCATCGGCGAAAGCATCGACGAAACCGGCCGTTGGCCGGTGCAGCTGGCGGCGGCATTGCGTGCGGAAGGGATATCGCTCGACGCGCCGCGCATCATCGCCACCACCGGCTGGACCACCGACGAACTCGACGACGCCATCGATGGTGCCGAACCGCTCGGCCAATACGGTTTCGTCAGCCTGCTGATCGGCGTCAACAACCAATACCGCGGCCGCGGCGTCGACCAATACCGCGATCAGTTCGCCGCCCTGCTGGAACGCGCAATCGGTTTCGCGGGCGGTCGCGCGGATCGGGTGATCGTGTTGTCGATCCCGGACTGGGGCGCCACCCGTTTCGGCCGCGAATCCGGCCGCGATGTGGCGCGGATCGCGCGCGAACTCGACGCCTACAACGCCGCGGCGCGCGAAGTTTGCGCGCAGCGCGGCGTGGCCTTCGTCGATATCACCCCCGTCAGCCGCGAACGCGGCGTCGAGGCGACGATGCTGGCCGACGACGGCCTGCATCCCTCTGCCGCGATGTACGCGGAGTGGACGCGGCTGGCGTTGCCCGCCGCACGCCGGATGCTGTCGCCATGA
- a CDS encoding methyltransferase domain-containing protein, whose product MSSAATPFSRRHADGIARAFLPVRWWGNRYDYYYTREKLASDPLYPGVLQALRGSDSPVLDLGCGLGLLAHALRQDGQAQPYYGVDNDADKIARGTQVAQRRGLADTRFEVVDLACAMPSHRGSVAILDVLQYLPQAAQQRLLDASVAMLAPGARLVIRAALDDGSRRDSTTRLTDRFAHMIGWMQSMPVHYPNERDLRHTLESAGLSVEFAPLYGKTPFNHWLIVATRAS is encoded by the coding sequence ATGAGCAGCGCCGCGACGCCGTTCTCGCGCCGCCATGCCGACGGCATCGCCCGCGCTTTCCTGCCGGTGCGCTGGTGGGGCAATCGCTACGACTACTACTACACGCGCGAAAAACTGGCCAGCGATCCGCTGTATCCCGGCGTGCTGCAGGCGTTGCGCGGCAGCGATTCGCCGGTGCTCGACCTGGGTTGCGGCCTGGGCCTGCTGGCGCATGCGCTGCGGCAGGATGGCCAAGCGCAGCCTTACTACGGCGTCGACAACGACGCGGACAAGATCGCGCGCGGCACCCAGGTCGCGCAGCGACGCGGACTGGCCGATACGCGCTTCGAAGTGGTCGATCTGGCGTGCGCCATGCCCTCGCACCGCGGCAGCGTCGCGATCCTGGATGTGCTGCAGTACCTGCCGCAAGCCGCGCAACAACGCCTGCTCGACGCCAGCGTCGCCATGCTCGCGCCGGGCGCGCGCCTGGTGATCCGCGCCGCGCTGGACGACGGCAGCCGCCGCGACAGCACGACGCGACTGACCGACCGTTTCGCGCACATGATCGGTTGGATGCAGTCGATGCCGGTGCATTATCCGAACGAGCGCGATCTGCGCCATACGCTGGAAAGCGCCGGCTTGTCGGTGGAATTCGCGCCGCTGTACGGCAAGACGCCGTTCAACCACTGGCTGATCGTCGCCACCCGCGCGAGTTGA